One Chryseobacterium wanjuense genomic region harbors:
- the alaS gene encoding alanine--tRNA ligase, with protein sequence MTSQEIRQKFLDYFKSKDHLIVPSAPIVLKDDPTLMFSNSGMTQFKDFFLGYKTPTAPRIADTQKCLRVSGKHNDLDDVGRDTYHHTMFEMLGNWSFGDYFKKDAIAFAWELLTEVYGIPKENLYVTIFEGDASENLERDQDAYDYWKAVISEDRIINGNKKDNFWEMGASGPCGPCSEIHVDLRTPEEKAKVSGLELVNNDHPQVVEIWNLVFMQYNRKADGSLENLPAKHIDTGMGFERLCMALQGKSSNYDTDVFTPLIAKVEELSGKKYTGILEDEKDIAIRVVVDHIRAVSFAIADGQLPSNGGAGYVIRRILRRGISYSYRFLGMKEPFLYKLVAVLQEQMGKFFPELEKQGTLVTEVIKSEEESFLRTIETGLIRVEKLIQQTIANNAKVLPTEEVFELYDTYGFPDDLTRIIAEEKGLTIDEKGFEQALNEQKQRSKADSAQKVYDWVTLEEREENFVGYDQIEAETYITRYRKVENKDGEFYQVVLSNSPFYPEGGGQVGDKGVLENATESFEVLETKKENGLIISLINGLPKDAGAVFYAKVNATDRKNSQANHSVTHLLHEALRDVLGTHVEQKGSYVGPDYLRFDFSHFNKMTEEELALVEEKVNAKIKESIALQEFRNIPIKEALDRGAMALFGEKYGDSVRMIQFGSSKELCGGTHVKNTIEIGHFKIVSESSAAAGIRRIEAISGDKSEEYFKNLEKQIAELSQLLKSKDVVRSIEKLIEENASLKSEVDALKKEKAKGEIGDWKNAYEQKGDKQLLVKKTSLDAGSVKDIVFQLKREIPTSVTVILSDADGKPMITVGVSDDLAANYQAGAIVKDLAKEIQGGGGGNPGFATAGGKNIDGLENAYQKALNL encoded by the coding sequence ATGACATCACAAGAGATTCGTCAAAAATTTTTAGATTATTTTAAAAGTAAAGACCACCTTATCGTTCCTTCAGCTCCAATTGTGCTGAAAGACGATCCTACTCTAATGTTTTCCAACTCAGGGATGACGCAGTTCAAAGATTTTTTCTTAGGCTACAAAACGCCTACCGCTCCAAGAATTGCCGATACACAGAAGTGTCTGAGAGTTTCAGGAAAGCATAATGACTTGGATGATGTGGGTAGAGATACCTATCACCACACCATGTTTGAGATGTTGGGAAACTGGTCTTTTGGTGATTATTTCAAAAAAGATGCTATTGCTTTTGCCTGGGAATTGTTGACGGAAGTCTATGGCATTCCGAAAGAGAACCTGTATGTAACAATATTTGAAGGAGATGCTTCCGAAAACCTGGAAAGAGACCAGGATGCTTATGATTACTGGAAAGCTGTAATTTCTGAAGACAGAATCATCAACGGAAACAAAAAAGATAACTTCTGGGAAATGGGTGCAAGCGGACCTTGCGGACCTTGTTCTGAAATACACGTAGATTTGAGAACTCCAGAAGAAAAGGCTAAAGTTTCAGGACTTGAATTGGTGAATAACGACCATCCTCAGGTTGTAGAAATCTGGAATCTCGTTTTCATGCAGTACAACCGTAAAGCAGACGGAAGTCTGGAAAATCTTCCTGCAAAACATATCGACACAGGAATGGGCTTCGAACGTCTTTGTATGGCACTGCAAGGGAAATCTTCGAATTATGATACCGATGTTTTCACTCCTTTAATTGCTAAAGTTGAAGAACTTTCCGGTAAAAAATATACAGGAATTTTAGAAGACGAAAAAGACATTGCGATCCGTGTTGTGGTAGACCACATCAGAGCGGTTTCTTTTGCGATTGCAGACGGACAATTGCCTTCAAACGGAGGAGCAGGCTATGTAATCAGAAGGATTTTAAGAAGGGGAATTTCTTATTCTTACAGATTTCTGGGCATGAAAGAACCTTTCCTTTATAAATTGGTTGCTGTTTTACAAGAACAAATGGGTAAATTTTTCCCTGAGCTTGAAAAACAAGGAACTTTGGTAACTGAAGTGATCAAAAGTGAAGAAGAATCTTTCTTGAGAACCATTGAAACAGGATTAATCAGAGTTGAAAAACTAATTCAGCAGACGATTGCCAACAATGCTAAAGTCTTACCAACTGAGGAAGTTTTTGAATTGTATGACACTTACGGTTTTCCGGATGATTTAACGAGAATTATTGCTGAAGAAAAAGGGTTAACGATTGACGAAAAAGGATTTGAGCAAGCTTTAAATGAACAAAAACAACGTTCAAAAGCAGATTCTGCCCAGAAAGTTTACGACTGGGTAACATTAGAAGAAAGGGAAGAAAATTTCGTTGGGTACGACCAGATCGAAGCGGAAACATATATTACGAGATACAGAAAAGTAGAAAATAAAGACGGAGAATTTTATCAGGTTGTATTGAGCAACTCCCCTTTCTACCCTGAAGGTGGTGGACAGGTTGGTGATAAAGGTGTCCTGGAAAATGCTACCGAAAGTTTCGAAGTATTGGAAACGAAAAAGGAAAACGGATTAATTATTTCTTTAATCAACGGTCTTCCGAAAGATGCAGGTGCAGTTTTTTATGCTAAAGTAAATGCCACCGACAGAAAGAATTCTCAGGCCAACCACTCGGTAACGCACTTGTTACACGAAGCTTTGAGAGATGTTCTGGGAACTCACGTAGAGCAGAAAGGTTCTTACGTTGGTCCGGATTATCTGCGTTTCGACTTTTCTCATTTCAACAAAATGACAGAGGAAGAACTGGCTTTGGTTGAAGAAAAAGTGAATGCAAAAATCAAAGAAAGTATTGCATTGCAGGAATTCAGAAATATCCCGATTAAGGAGGCCTTGGACAGAGGTGCAATGGCTTTGTTCGGGGAAAAATATGGTGACAGTGTGAGAATGATCCAGTTTGGAAGTTCAAAAGAACTTTGCGGGGGAACTCACGTGAAAAACACCATCGAGATCGGTCATTTTAAAATTGTTTCCGAGAGTTCTGCAGCAGCAGGAATCAGAAGAATTGAAGCTATTTCAGGAGATAAATCTGAGGAATATTTCAAAAATTTAGAAAAACAAATTGCGGAACTTTCTCAATTATTAAAATCTAAAGATGTCGTACGTTCTATCGAAAAATTGATCGAAGAAAATGCTTCATTAAAATCAGAAGTTGACGCTTTGAAAAAAGAAAAAGCAAAAGGAGAAATCGGAGACTGGAAAAATGCTTACGAACAAAAGGGAGACAAGCAGCTTTTAGTAAAGAAAACGTCTCTTGATGCAGGTTCCGTAAAGGACATTGTATTCCAGCTGAAGAGAGAAATCCCAACTTCGGTAACGGTAATTCTTTCCGATGCAGACGGAAAACCGATGATTACAGTTGGTGTTTCAGACGATTTGGCGGCTAATTATCAAGCCGGAGCGATCGTGAAAGATTTAGCTAAAGAAATTCAAGGTGGCGGCGGTGGAAATCCGGGGTTCGCAACAGCCGGAGGAAAAAATATTGACGGTTTGGAAAATGCTTACCAAAAAGCTTTAAATCTTTAA
- the folP gene encoding dihydropteroate synthase produces MGILNLTPDSFSDGGKFNNEKSALQHTEKMLKDGAEIIDLGPQSTRPKAEFLESSEEIRRIGNIISLMKKEFPEALISLDTFYSETVEFGFNEGIDIINDISGGHYDDKMFDTVAATKLPYVLMHVNPSYETMHDKIKFADITLSENQYFSEKTMELLEKGVNDIILDPGFGFGKTVEDQMKMIDEVKYLDFGKFPLLIGISRKSFIYKPLGKSSLDINEETQKLHLKVLQQGAKILRVHDVVEAKKTVDAFLNK; encoded by the coding sequence ATGGGGATTCTGAATCTGACCCCGGATTCTTTTTCTGACGGTGGAAAGTTTAATAATGAAAAATCAGCGCTGCAACATACAGAAAAAATGTTAAAAGATGGGGCTGAAATTATTGATCTCGGTCCGCAATCAACCCGCCCGAAGGCTGAGTTTTTAGAAAGTAGTGAGGAAATTAGACGAATTGGAAATATCATTTCTTTAATGAAAAAAGAATTTCCGGAAGCATTGATTTCACTGGATACTTTTTATTCGGAAACCGTAGAATTTGGATTTAATGAAGGGATTGATATTATTAATGATATTTCCGGAGGGCATTATGATGACAAAATGTTTGATACTGTTGCCGCGACGAAGCTTCCGTATGTTTTAATGCATGTAAATCCTTCTTATGAAACGATGCATGATAAAATAAAATTCGCTGATATTACCCTTTCGGAGAATCAGTATTTTTCTGAAAAAACGATGGAGCTATTAGAAAAAGGAGTGAATGACATTATTCTGGATCCCGGTTTTGGTTTTGGAAAAACAGTGGAAGATCAAATGAAAATGATCGATGAAGTAAAGTATCTTGATTTTGGAAAATTTCCTTTATTAATTGGAATTTCAAGAAAATCTTTCATTTACAAACCGCTCGGAAAATCGTCTTTGGATATCAATGAAGAAACACAAAAGCTTCATTTAAAAGTTTTGCAGCAGGGAGCAAAAATATTGAGGGTTCATGATGTTGTGGAAGCTAAGAAAACGGTTGACGCTTTTTTGAATAAATAA
- a CDS encoding AAA family ATPase: MITKIKINGFKSFHNFEMTFTPFTIIAGTNASGKSNLFDALELLSKLADSDNIKKALQSQRGDFLELFSMYDRGIYTDKMEFEVEMLVNSKVRDAWGNEAVLKYTRLQYQLKLRRFVNQSGLEDVELFHEKLINLKHQDDKWIELISKKNREIWRPKVPAGKRGVPYIDSDIVEGMNTVIVPQDSKGGNKRRFPLNNANRTVLSSFDSIDFPHVLAAKEEMKSWKFLQLNPDDLREPTNKNNGEDEITISGKNLAAALYRISLKNDFALKEISRKLNKFLPQFVEVKIIDDKENRQFIIKLTDVDKKEYTSRVLSEGTLRILTLCILEYDDNFGSLLCFEEPENGIHPARISTMLDLLADLSTDFSDNELPLKQVIVNTHSSVLIGEFWKNFKEDNNKSLWFSKMVTKVDVYKNEKIKFETTKLSPVDKNFIADLFPDKKVSILNVKDYLDNGNFSLDNE, from the coding sequence ATGATTACAAAGATTAAAATAAATGGTTTTAAATCATTTCATAATTTTGAAATGACTTTTACACCATTTACCATAATCGCAGGTACAAATGCTTCTGGAAAAAGTAATCTTTTTGATGCATTAGAATTACTTTCAAAACTTGCGGATTCAGACAATATTAAAAAAGCTCTTCAAAGCCAACGGGGAGATTTTTTGGAATTGTTTAGCATGTATGATAGAGGAATTTATACTGATAAGATGGAATTTGAAGTTGAAATGCTTGTAAATAGTAAAGTAAGAGATGCTTGGGGTAATGAGGCCGTTTTAAAATATACAAGATTACAATATCAATTAAAATTAAGAAGATTTGTTAATCAATCTGGTCTAGAGGATGTAGAACTATTTCATGAAAAATTAATTAATCTTAAGCATCAGGATGATAAATGGATTGAATTAATATCAAAAAAAAACAGAGAAATATGGCGGCCCAAAGTACCTGCTGGAAAAAGAGGTGTTCCCTATATAGATTCTGATATTGTTGAGGGAATGAACACTGTTATCGTTCCCCAAGATTCAAAAGGAGGAAATAAAAGAAGATTTCCGTTAAACAATGCCAACAGAACAGTTTTAAGCAGTTTTGATTCAATCGATTTCCCTCACGTTCTAGCAGCAAAAGAAGAAATGAAATCATGGAAATTTCTTCAATTAAATCCAGATGATTTGAGAGAACCAACAAATAAAAATAATGGAGAGGATGAGATAACTATTTCTGGGAAAAATTTAGCAGCTGCATTATATAGAATATCTTTAAAAAATGATTTTGCTTTAAAAGAAATTTCAAGAAAATTAAACAAATTTCTTCCCCAATTTGTAGAAGTAAAAATTATTGATGATAAAGAGAATCGCCAATTTATAATAAAATTAACTGATGTAGATAAAAAAGAATATACATCAAGAGTACTTTCAGAAGGAACCTTAAGGATATTAACATTATGTATTTTAGAATATGATGATAATTTTGGAAGTTTATTATGTTTTGAAGAACCAGAAAATGGTATACACCCCGCAAGAATCTCAACTATGCTTGATTTATTAGCTGATTTAAGCACAGATTTTTCAGATAACGAATTACCTTTAAAACAAGTAATTGTAAATACCCACTCCTCTGTTTTGATTGGAGAATTCTGGAAAAACTTCAAAGAAGATAATAACAAATCTCTTTGGTTTAGTAAAATGGTTACAAAAGTGGATGTCTATAAAAATGAAAAAATAAAGTTTGAAACTACTAAACTTTCTCCAGTAGATAAAAATTTTATTGCTGATTTATTTCCAGATAAAAAAGTTTCAATTCTTAATGTTAAAGATTATTTAGATAATGGTAATTTTTCTTTAGACAATGAGTAA
- a CDS encoding DUF1599 domain-containing protein: MSKTSVQFEKIIGQCRELFSKKLQDYGAAWRVLRPSSITDQIYIKVNRIRTLQMTDKKMVDESEEDEFIAIVNYSIIGLIQLEKGFSNDFNENKEEILNLYDKYSTEAKNLMERKNHDYGEAWRDMRISSITDLIYQKVLRTKQIEDNQGVTIVSEGLDANYFDMLNYAVFCLIKFSEKENNVESKTI, encoded by the coding sequence ATGTCAAAAACATCAGTACAGTTCGAGAAAATTATTGGTCAGTGCCGTGAACTTTTCAGTAAAAAACTACAGGATTACGGTGCAGCATGGAGGGTTTTAAGACCGAGTTCGATTACGGATCAGATCTACATTAAAGTCAACAGAATCCGTACGTTACAGATGACCGATAAAAAAATGGTGGACGAAAGTGAAGAAGATGAATTCATTGCTATCGTCAACTACTCTATCATTGGACTGATTCAGCTTGAAAAAGGCTTTTCCAACGATTTTAACGAAAATAAAGAAGAAATTTTAAATCTTTACGATAAATATTCCACCGAAGCTAAAAATTTAATGGAAAGAAAAAACCATGACTATGGCGAAGCGTGGAGAGATATGAGAATTTCTTCGATCACAGATTTGATTTATCAGAAAGTTTTAAGAACAAAACAAATAGAAGATAATCAGGGAGTTACTATTGTTTCGGAAGGTTTGGACGCCAATTATTTTGACATGCTGAACTATGCCGTTTTCTGCTTGATAAAATTCTCTGAAAAAGAAAACAACGTTGAATCCAAAACTATTTAA
- a CDS encoding DUF417 family protein, producing MNGTTPMINQRSPTYRLGYYISLFGAALILLWIGIFKFTPTEASAIKPLIENHFLTFFVYNFVSVQAVSNAIGVIEIIIALLLLFSVKFASLRKYAGIGMIFTFLITLSYLFTTPNIWKVVDGIPVTDFFIVKDVLFLGFGLMILNGKNE from the coding sequence ATGAACGGAACTACACCAATGATCAATCAACGAAGCCCGACATACAGGCTCGGTTATTATATTTCGTTATTCGGGGCAGCGCTTATTCTACTCTGGATCGGAATTTTCAAATTCACGCCCACTGAGGCCAGTGCGATAAAACCTTTAATAGAAAACCATTTCCTGACATTTTTCGTATATAATTTTGTAAGTGTTCAGGCTGTGTCAAATGCTATCGGAGTGATAGAAATTATCATTGCTTTACTATTACTGTTTAGTGTGAAATTTGCATCACTGAGAAAGTACGCCGGAATCGGAATGATTTTCACTTTCCTTATCACTTTAAGCTATTTGTTTACAACTCCAAATATTTGGAAAGTGGTGGATGGAATTCCTGTAACAGACTTTTTCATTGTAAAAGATGTACTGTTTTTAGGGTTTGGATTAATGATTTTAAATGGAAAAAATGAATAA
- a CDS encoding M20/M25/M40 family metallo-hydrolase — protein MKKNYILSILSLLIFGWGSAQNYKKPLVSAIKEADLRKDMYELAADQFLGREAGTLDELKVSMWLADKAKEAGMQPAGDNGTFFQFFDMYRHQVIPQSTLKIGNNQLKLWKDFLVAEPVNANIDGEIVYAGNAEPEDLSSLNIKGKILAVNASNKNIDQQMTLFVRRYPGFVRTKYYNKAYELGAKGIIFITDDISEKSWVEILPQMTRGAYGVEGLREKVTNNIPVLWIKRENANWVKNNPKISLNLITETYKYPSVNIIGKIEGTDPVLKNEYVLISGHQDHDGIRHPVKNDTIYNGADDNASTCVAMLAMARAYKKQPGKRSILFVFHGAEERGLLGSRWHAAHPVVPKEKIVAVLNGDMIGRNDNNEAALLGGNAPHKNSEELVKMAEEANNESTKFKYLKDWDSPSHAEYFYFRSDHLPYAKAGIPAIFFTSVLHNQYHTPQDESENINYKKLYKMTEWMYRTSWKVANENERPKVISNFTLER, from the coding sequence ATGAAAAAGAATTATATCCTATCTATTTTAAGCCTGTTGATTTTCGGTTGGGGAAGTGCACAAAACTATAAAAAGCCCCTGGTTTCAGCCATCAAAGAAGCAGATCTTCGAAAAGATATGTATGAGCTTGCTGCAGATCAGTTTCTTGGCCGTGAAGCAGGAACTTTGGATGAATTAAAAGTTTCTATGTGGCTTGCCGACAAAGCCAAAGAAGCCGGAATGCAGCCTGCCGGAGACAACGGAACTTTTTTCCAGTTCTTCGATATGTACAGGCATCAGGTGATTCCGCAAAGCACCTTGAAAATTGGTAATAATCAATTAAAATTATGGAAAGATTTTTTGGTTGCAGAACCTGTAAATGCCAATATCGATGGTGAAATTGTATACGCCGGAAATGCTGAGCCCGAAGATCTTTCATCATTAAATATTAAAGGAAAAATCCTTGCTGTAAACGCTTCCAATAAAAATATCGATCAGCAGATGACTCTTTTTGTAAGGAGATATCCTGGATTTGTAAGAACAAAATATTACAATAAAGCGTACGAATTAGGCGCTAAAGGAATTATTTTCATCACAGACGATATTTCCGAAAAAAGCTGGGTGGAAATTCTTCCCCAAATGACAAGAGGAGCTTATGGCGTTGAAGGCTTAAGGGAAAAAGTAACGAATAATATTCCTGTCTTGTGGATAAAAAGAGAAAATGCAAATTGGGTAAAAAACAATCCTAAAATTTCATTAAATCTCATCACGGAAACTTATAAATATCCGTCTGTAAATATCATCGGAAAAATTGAAGGAACAGATCCTGTTTTAAAGAACGAATACGTACTCATCAGTGGTCACCAGGATCACGACGGAATCAGACATCCTGTAAAAAATGATACAATCTACAATGGCGCCGACGACAATGCAAGTACCTGTGTTGCGATGCTGGCAATGGCAAGAGCCTACAAAAAACAGCCCGGAAAAAGAAGTATTTTATTTGTATTTCATGGTGCGGAAGAAAGAGGATTGTTGGGTTCGAGATGGCACGCCGCACATCCCGTTGTTCCCAAAGAGAAAATCGTTGCCGTTCTGAATGGTGATATGATCGGGAGAAATGACAATAATGAAGCCGCTCTATTAGGAGGAAATGCTCCCCACAAAAACTCAGAAGAATTGGTGAAAATGGCGGAAGAAGCTAATAATGAAAGTACAAAATTCAAGTATCTGAAAGATTGGGATTCTCCAAGCCACGCCGAATATTTTTATTTCAGAAGCGATCATCTTCCTTATGCAAAAGCTGGAATTCCGGCTATATTTTTCACGAGTGTTTTGCATAATCAGTACCACACTCCGCAAGATGAATCGGAAAATATCAATTACAAAAAGCTCTATAAAATGACAGAATGGATGTACAGAACTTCATGGAAAGTAGCCAATGAAAATGAACGTCCGAAAGTGATTTCTAATTTTACGCTGGAAAGGTAG
- a CDS encoding BT_3928 family protein, which produces MIKGLLRLVIAVIFILSGFVKAVDLVGFSFKMEEYFAPNVFDMPFLEKFALPLSIFVVVLELLLGFMLLLKLKLKFTLSALIALCIFFGFLTFYSAYYNVVTDCGCFGDAIKFTPWQSFIKDIVLLVGLIIVFILYRKEFKKKDDYTFTSKKDPSGTFKYILLGIFSLVMIYIMSQGIMHEPLIDFRDYKIGTDIKGEKEKINKNPSEYKTFYSLKNEKTGEVKKVNQDDYIKKTEYWAEGSPWKIEEGKNESVLIKEGYKSEIVKFKIEDPTGMEVTDEIIHAPKAILVFSYHPKDISPELLKQVEAKVKTQGANIVYGVSTEPNTFKTIKNMMMDGTAIKTIARSNPFVLILQNGKIVDKQPAKDYVK; this is translated from the coding sequence ATGATCAAAGGTTTATTACGTCTCGTTATTGCTGTTATTTTCATCCTTTCGGGCTTCGTAAAAGCAGTAGACTTGGTAGGTTTTTCTTTCAAAATGGAAGAATATTTCGCTCCCAATGTCTTTGATATGCCATTTTTAGAAAAATTTGCACTGCCACTTTCGATATTTGTTGTGGTTTTGGAACTTCTTCTGGGGTTTATGCTTTTATTAAAATTAAAACTTAAATTCACGCTTTCAGCATTAATTGCGCTTTGTATTTTCTTTGGTTTTCTTACGTTTTATTCCGCTTATTACAATGTGGTAACGGATTGCGGATGTTTTGGAGATGCTATAAAATTTACACCTTGGCAGAGTTTTATTAAGGATATTGTTCTTTTGGTGGGGTTAATTATTGTTTTTATTCTTTATCGAAAAGAATTTAAGAAAAAAGACGATTACACGTTCACCTCCAAGAAAGATCCTTCCGGGACATTTAAATATATTCTTCTGGGAATTTTCTCTTTGGTAATGATTTACATTATGTCTCAGGGAATTATGCATGAACCACTGATCGATTTCCGTGACTATAAAATCGGAACCGATATCAAGGGTGAAAAGGAAAAAATTAATAAAAACCCATCAGAATACAAAACTTTTTACTCTCTTAAAAATGAAAAAACGGGAGAAGTTAAAAAAGTAAATCAGGACGATTATATCAAAAAAACAGAATATTGGGCAGAAGGCTCCCCATGGAAGATCGAGGAAGGAAAAAATGAATCTGTGCTCATAAAAGAAGGGTATAAATCTGAAATTGTAAAATTCAAAATTGAAGATCCGACCGGAATGGAAGTGACAGACGAAATCATCCACGCGCCAAAAGCGATCCTTGTTTTCTCTTATCATCCGAAAGATATTTCACCGGAATTATTGAAGCAGGTCGAGGCTAAAGTGAAGACTCAGGGAGCAAATATTGTGTACGGGGTTTCTACCGAGCCGAATACTTTTAAAACCATTAAAAACATGATGATGGACGGAACTGCCATAAAAACTATTGCAAGAAGTAACCCATTTGTTTTAATTTTACAAAACGGAAAAATTGTAGACAAACAGCCTGCGAAAGACTATGTGAAATAG
- the msrB gene encoding peptide-methionine (R)-S-oxide reductase MsrB, with the protein MKSILILLGVVLGIAVFATSCGDSLKKKSTGIKKENETNMDTKNVKEIYFAGGCFWGTEHFFQQVRGVVGTEVGYANGNTENPTYEQVVSHTTGFAETVKVKYDPEQVDLKLLIDLYFKTIDPTSIDKQGNDRGNQYRTGIYSTDKETEAIVKAEVEKLAKNYSKPVVVETIPLKNFYRAEDYHQDYLDKNPGGYCHIEPGLFEMARNANPLPKKESKDVKYQKQDKEVLKKKLTAEQYNVTQENGTERPFQNEYWDETREGIYVDITTGEPLFVSTDKFESGCGWPSFSKPITKKLIDEKLDRTHGMTRVEVRSKTGDAHLGHVFNDGPADKGGLRYCINSASLKFIPKAEMKEKGYGEYISLLEKDKK; encoded by the coding sequence ATGAAAAGCATATTAATATTACTCGGAGTCGTTCTGGGTATAGCAGTATTTGCAACAAGTTGTGGAGATTCTTTAAAGAAAAAATCCACCGGAATAAAAAAAGAAAATGAGACTAATATGGATACTAAAAATGTAAAAGAAATCTATTTTGCAGGGGGATGTTTTTGGGGTACGGAACACTTTTTTCAACAGGTGCGCGGAGTCGTAGGAACAGAAGTTGGATACGCCAACGGAAATACCGAAAACCCTACCTATGAGCAGGTTGTAAGCCATACAACAGGCTTTGCGGAAACCGTAAAGGTAAAATATGATCCTGAACAGGTTGATCTGAAGCTGTTAATTGATCTGTATTTTAAAACAATTGACCCGACAAGCATCGACAAACAGGGGAATGATAGAGGAAACCAGTACAGAACGGGAATTTATTCAACCGACAAAGAAACGGAAGCAATTGTAAAAGCAGAAGTTGAAAAATTAGCTAAAAACTATAGCAAACCGGTAGTGGTAGAAACAATTCCGTTGAAAAATTTCTACAGAGCGGAAGATTATCATCAGGATTATTTGGATAAAAATCCGGGAGGCTATTGCCACATCGAACCGGGATTGTTTGAAATGGCAAGAAATGCAAACCCGCTTCCAAAAAAGGAATCCAAAGACGTGAAATATCAAAAACAGGATAAGGAAGTTTTAAAGAAAAAACTGACTGCCGAACAATATAACGTAACTCAGGAAAACGGTACGGAAAGACCTTTCCAAAACGAATATTGGGATGAAACCCGTGAAGGAATTTATGTGGATATTACAACGGGAGAGCCATTATTTGTTTCAACTGATAAATTTGAGTCCGGTTGTGGATGGCCAAGTTTTTCAAAACCGATTACTAAAAAATTGATTGACGAAAAGCTAGACCGCACCCACGGAATGACCAGAGTAGAGGTGAGAAGTAAAACCGGAGATGCGCATTTGGGACACGTTTTCAATGATGGACCGGCGGACAAAGGCGGACTTCGCTACTGTATCAACAGTGCTTCTCTGAAGTTTATCCCGAAAGCGGAAATGAAAGAAAAAGGATATGGAGAATACATTTCTTTACTTGAAAAAGATAAGAAATAA
- a CDS encoding RNA polymerase sigma factor: MTKNETLKNWIDQYSGALLRRAVYLLSDKVEAEDVVQEVFISAFSSYDSFEGKSQPLTWLMTILNRKVADFYRKKYKAEPQIKLDHFFDENGSWKNDDVLNDWDASNKETELLDDKDFNKTLEDCIEDLPSRWKIPMKMYYLEEKKAPEVSQELNISTTNLWKILQRSRMQLRECLEFNWFAKS, from the coding sequence ATGACAAAAAACGAAACACTCAAAAATTGGATAGACCAATACTCGGGGGCATTGTTGAGAAGAGCGGTTTACCTGTTGTCGGATAAAGTAGAGGCGGAAGATGTAGTTCAGGAAGTTTTTATTTCGGCTTTTTCGTCGTATGACTCTTTTGAAGGGAAAAGCCAGCCGCTGACTTGGCTGATGACTATTTTAAACAGAAAAGTTGCCGATTTTTATCGCAAAAAATATAAAGCAGAACCACAAATAAAACTAGACCATTTTTTTGATGAAAACGGTTCCTGGAAAAATGATGATGTCCTGAATGATTGGGATGCTTCCAACAAAGAAACCGAGCTTCTCGATGACAAAGATTTTAATAAAACACTAGAGGATTGTATCGAAGATTTGCCCTCCAGATGGAAGATTCCGATGAAAATGTATTATCTTGAAGAAAAAAAAGCACCGGAAGTGAGTCAGGAATTGAATATTTCTACGACTAATCTTTGGAAGATTTTACAGCGAAGCCGAATGCAGTTGAGGGAGTGTCTGGAATTTAATTGGTTTGCAAAATCATAA
- a CDS encoding tellurite resistance TerB family protein: MQKSNKSIAGYHLLMILSSVDGEFAPEEGILIQQYLSEEFPFRVNLDNELETIALLKPEEWKDHFEFHGRCFLDDSTQDEREKFVQFAKTLIKADNKVTDEEHTFYTLLKNLWNIK, translated from the coding sequence ATGCAAAAATCAAATAAATCAATTGCTGGTTACCATTTACTGATGATTCTTTCTTCTGTAGACGGTGAATTTGCCCCAGAGGAAGGGATTCTTATCCAACAATATCTTTCTGAGGAATTTCCTTTCAGAGTAAATCTGGATAACGAACTGGAAACTATCGCTTTACTAAAACCGGAGGAATGGAAAGATCATTTCGAATTCCATGGACGTTGCTTCCTTGACGATTCTACGCAGGACGAGCGTGAAAAATTTGTACAATTTGCGAAAACCCTGATCAAAGCAGATAATAAAGTAACTGACGAAGAGCATACTTTCTATACGCTGTTGAAAAATCTTTGGAATATTAAGTAA